A single Pseudodesulfovibrio aespoeensis Aspo-2 DNA region contains:
- the proV gene encoding glycine betaine/L-proline ABC transporter ATP-binding protein ProV, whose translation MEKIRVEGLYKIFGPNPQKAMGLLRQGQDKDSVHEQTGMNVGVDNASFSIEAGEIFVIMGLSGSGKSTIVRLLNRLIEPTAGTVFVDGQDVTAMGHDELVTFRLHNMSMVFQSFALMPHLNVLDNAAFGLELAGVGREQRYGRARESLAQVGLAGWEESYPKELSGGMQQRVGLARSLAVDPDILLMDEAFSALDPLIRTEMQDELLKLQEEHKRTIVFISHDLDEALRIGDRIAIMEGGRVVQVGTPEEILRNPADDYVRAFFRGVDPTGVISAGDIARDSHPTVIRAKQGSLRAVHEIISGSDRDYAYILDPKRRFLGVVSADSIGECMERGAPDSPLDQAFIEGAVPVVMTDNMQDILPLVASRPYPIPVVDADGKYRGVVSKNRFLRTLHRTEQEMSAPA comes from the coding sequence ATGGAAAAAATACGTGTTGAAGGATTGTACAAGATATTTGGTCCCAATCCGCAAAAAGCCATGGGCCTGTTGCGGCAGGGGCAGGACAAGGACTCGGTCCATGAGCAAACCGGCATGAACGTGGGCGTGGACAACGCCTCCTTCTCCATCGAGGCCGGGGAGATATTCGTGATCATGGGGCTGTCCGGGTCGGGCAAGTCCACCATCGTGCGGCTGCTCAACCGGCTCATCGAACCCACGGCGGGCACGGTGTTTGTGGACGGCCAGGACGTGACCGCCATGGGCCACGACGAACTGGTCACCTTTCGTCTGCATAACATGAGCATGGTCTTTCAGTCCTTTGCCCTGATGCCGCATCTCAATGTGCTCGACAACGCGGCCTTTGGGCTGGAACTGGCCGGGGTGGGGCGCGAGCAGCGCTACGGGCGCGCCCGCGAATCCCTGGCCCAGGTGGGGCTGGCCGGGTGGGAGGAGTCGTATCCCAAGGAGCTGTCGGGCGGCATGCAGCAGCGGGTCGGCCTGGCCCGCAGTCTGGCCGTGGACCCGGACATCCTGCTCATGGACGAGGCGTTCTCGGCCCTTGATCCGCTCATCCGCACCGAGATGCAGGACGAGCTGCTCAAGCTCCAGGAGGAGCATAAGCGGACCATTGTCTTCATCTCCCACGATCTGGATGAGGCCCTGCGCATCGGCGACCGCATCGCCATCATGGAAGGGGGCCGGGTGGTCCAGGTGGGCACGCCAGAAGAAATCCTGCGCAACCCGGCGGACGACTATGTGCGCGCCTTTTTCCGCGGGGTGGACCCCACCGGGGTCATCTCGGCTGGTGATATCGCCCGCGACAGCCACCCCACGGTCATCAGGGCCAAGCAGGGCAGCCTGCGGGCCGTGCACGAGATCATCAGCGGCAGCGACCGAGACTACGCCTACATCCTCGACCCCAAGCGGCGGTTCCTGGGCGTGGTTTCTGCGGATTCCATCGGTGAGTGCATGGAGCGCGGCGCTCCGGATTCGCCCCTGGATCAGGCCTTCATCGAGGGCGCTGTTCCGGTGGTCATGACCGACAACATGCAGGACATTCTGCCCCTGGTCGCCTCGCGGCCATACCCGATCCCGGTGGTGGACGCCGATGGCAAATACAGGGGCGTGGTGTCCAAGAACCGGTTCCTCAGGACACTGCACCGCACTGAGCAGGAGATGTCGGCCCCGGCATAG
- a CDS encoding ABC transporter ATP-binding protein, translating to MAKLILDDICVRFGGLQALTDVSFSLTEGEVVGLIGPNGAGKTTVFNVITGVYKSSSGKATYDGRQITGLRPFQVLSMGIARTFQNIRLFQNMTALENCMVAQHSRSGAGVVGAILRSPAQRREEARIQAKAQQALDFMGLGDRADEIASNLPYGHQRRLEIARALASEPQTILLDEPAAGLNPSESMELMQSIGHITELGINVLMVEHDMKVVMGICNRIVVLDHGVMIAEGRPEEIQRNPDVIEAYLGQ from the coding sequence ATGGCAAAGCTCATTCTTGACGACATCTGTGTGCGCTTTGGCGGTTTGCAGGCGCTGACAGACGTTTCATTCTCCCTGACCGAGGGCGAGGTGGTGGGGCTGATCGGCCCCAACGGAGCCGGCAAGACCACGGTCTTCAACGTCATCACCGGCGTGTACAAGTCGTCTTCGGGCAAGGCGACCTATGACGGCAGGCAGATTACCGGATTGCGGCCCTTTCAGGTCCTGTCCATGGGCATTGCCCGCACCTTTCAGAACATCCGGCTTTTCCAGAACATGACCGCCCTTGAGAACTGCATGGTGGCGCAGCACAGCCGCTCTGGCGCGGGCGTGGTTGGTGCCATCCTGCGCAGCCCGGCCCAGCGCCGCGAAGAGGCGCGCATTCAGGCCAAGGCTCAGCAGGCGCTCGACTTCATGGGCCTTGGCGACCGGGCGGACGAGATCGCGTCCAACCTGCCCTACGGCCATCAGCGCAGGCTCGAGATCGCCCGCGCCCTGGCCAGCGAGCCGCAGACCATCCTGCTCGACGAACCTGCCGCGGGCCTGAACCCGTCGGAGTCCATGGAGCTGATGCAGTCCATCGGCCACATTACCGAGCTTGGCATCAACGTGCTCATGGTGGAGCACGACATGAAGGTCGTCATGGGCATCTGCAACCGCATCGTCGTGCTTGACCACGGTGTAATGATCGCCGAGGGGCGGCCTGAGGAGATTCAGCGCAACCCCGACGTGATTGAGGCATATCTGGGCCAGTAG
- a CDS encoding universal stress protein, which produces MANVKRVLCAVDFSDYSPRVAEYANLIAGCSGGTVVVLYVAPSLSQYVGFHVPPSSIENFVGEIVTGAEDTMTEFVKDNFKDLTTVGKVVTGYPAEEILSIAEAEKCDMIVMGTHGRKGIDRILFGSVAEKVVKSSKVPVLTVRPS; this is translated from the coding sequence ATGGCCAATGTCAAGAGAGTGTTGTGCGCGGTTGATTTTTCGGACTACAGCCCCAGGGTTGCGGAGTACGCCAACCTGATCGCGGGCTGCTCCGGCGGCACAGTGGTAGTGCTTTATGTGGCGCCTTCCTTGAGCCAATATGTGGGCTTTCATGTGCCGCCCAGCTCCATAGAGAACTTCGTGGGCGAGATCGTCACCGGGGCCGAGGACACCATGACCGAGTTCGTCAAGGACAACTTCAAGGATCTGACCACCGTGGGCAAGGTGGTCACCGGCTACCCAGCCGAGGAGATCCTGTCCATCGCCGAGGCCGAGAAGTGCGACATGATCGTCATGGGCACCCATGGCCGCAAGGGCATCGACCGCATCCTGTTCGGCTCCGTGGCCGAGAAGGTGGTCAAGTCCTCCAAGGTTCCGGTGCTGACCGTCCGGCCCAGCTAG
- the hisC gene encoding histidinol-phosphate transaminase, with protein MKDFSVRPEIRDFEPYTPGLTIERIKELYGLDTVIKLASNENPLGASPVVQKVIARHAARTFRYPENHSPRLVAEIARSVGVPAECVVVGNGSDEIIDMLFRIRAVPGKSNVVCYEHCFSMYRMCAQLTGVEYREVQRGADFELPLDKMAEAADENTIMVFVTSPDNPTGQAAGVEDLSVLAGVLPPDCLLVVDEAYIDFVWPPESYTPVQAFDRFENLVALRTFSKAYGLAGLRVGFGIMPPSVAAHMKNSRIPFTVNLLAEEAAIAALDDDTFYNETLAVVMHGREYFLNELPRLGCRVWPSQANFVMFEPPMPARQVFESLLKRGIIVRPLASFGLGAMIRVNVGTDGENRAFLAALAEILGA; from the coding sequence ATGAAAGACTTCAGCGTCCGTCCCGAGATACGCGATTTCGAGCCGTACACGCCGGGGCTGACCATCGAGAGGATCAAGGAGCTCTACGGGCTCGACACGGTCATCAAGCTGGCCAGCAACGAGAATCCGCTGGGCGCCTCGCCCGTGGTCCAGAAGGTCATCGCCCGCCACGCGGCCCGCACCTTCCGCTATCCCGAGAACCATTCGCCCCGGCTGGTGGCCGAGATCGCCCGGTCCGTGGGCGTGCCCGCCGAGTGCGTGGTGGTGGGCAACGGGTCTGACGAGATCATCGACATGCTCTTTCGCATCCGGGCCGTTCCGGGCAAGAGCAACGTGGTCTGCTACGAGCACTGCTTCTCCATGTACCGCATGTGCGCCCAGCTGACCGGCGTGGAATACCGCGAGGTGCAGAGGGGCGCGGATTTCGAGCTGCCGCTGGACAAGATGGCCGAGGCTGCGGACGAGAACACCATCATGGTTTTCGTCACCAGCCCGGACAACCCCACCGGACAGGCCGCAGGCGTCGAGGACCTCTCGGTGCTGGCCGGGGTGCTGCCGCCCGACTGCCTGCTGGTGGTGGACGAGGCGTACATTGATTTCGTCTGGCCGCCCGAGTCCTACACCCCGGTCCAGGCCTTTGACCGGTTCGAGAATCTGGTGGCGCTGCGGACCTTCTCCAAGGCCTACGGGCTGGCCGGGCTGCGCGTGGGCTTTGGCATCATGCCGCCCTCAGTGGCCGCGCACATGAAGAACTCCCGCATCCCCTTCACGGTCAACCTGCTGGCCGAGGAAGCGGCCATCGCTGCCCTGGACGACGACACCTTCTACAACGAGACCCTGGCCGTGGTCATGCATGGCCGCGAGTATTTCCTGAACGAGCTGCCCCGCCTCGGCTGCCGGGTGTGGCCCAGCCAGGCCAACTTCGTCATGTTCGAGCCGCCCATGCCCGCCCGGCAGGTGTTCGAGTCGCTGCTCAAGCGCGGCATCATCGTCCGCCCGCTGGCCAGCTTCGGCCTGGGGGCCATGATCCGGGTCAATGTGGGCACCGATGGCGAGAACCGGGCCTTCCTCGCCGCCCTGGCGGAGATTCTCGGTGCATAG
- a CDS encoding branched-chain amino acid ABC transporter substrate-binding protein, with protein MKRLFVLGVALAALALVLAGCGGGEEKKADQILKIGTLSPLTGPYAADGNDIKQGTEAAVAVMKAQGGIPGYTDIVVVPTDSACDPKQAVAAANKLINDKVPAVIGAYCSSATIPASETLAEENIIMITPASTSPTVTERGLPYMFRTCGRDDHQAPAAVKFMKEVENVKTVFIVDDKTTYSQGMADGVAAAAKEAGIEVLGHDHVNQGDKDFSAVLTMVKDKNPDLFYISLQNSSSGATMVIQARRMGITAILMGQDAVYHPKLIEFAKADSEGMFCTFGDIDTDTQGYKDFKANYSSKYSEPGAYSAYSYDSAMAYMLAVKAAGTTDPAKVREELLKLSFDGASKKVSYDEKGDSGSNYTVYQVKDGQFVPYWNSLTGQKY; from the coding sequence ATGAAAAGGTTATTCGTACTTGGAGTGGCCCTGGCCGCTCTGGCCCTGGTCCTGGCGGGCTGCGGCGGCGGTGAGGAGAAAAAGGCAGATCAGATCCTCAAGATCGGAACCCTGTCCCCCCTGACCGGTCCCTATGCCGCTGACGGCAACGACATCAAGCAGGGCACCGAGGCCGCCGTGGCGGTCATGAAGGCCCAGGGTGGCATTCCGGGCTATACCGACATCGTCGTGGTGCCCACCGACTCCGCCTGCGATCCCAAGCAGGCCGTGGCCGCCGCCAACAAGCTGATCAACGACAAGGTTCCCGCCGTCATCGGCGCCTATTGCTCCAGCGCAACCATCCCGGCCTCCGAGACCCTGGCCGAGGAAAACATCATCATGATCACCCCGGCCTCCACCAGCCCCACCGTCACCGAGCGCGGGCTGCCCTACATGTTCCGCACCTGTGGCCGTGACGACCATCAGGCCCCGGCTGCCGTCAAGTTCATGAAGGAAGTCGAGAACGTCAAGACTGTCTTCATCGTGGACGACAAGACTACCTACTCCCAGGGCATGGCCGACGGCGTGGCCGCTGCCGCCAAGGAAGCGGGCATCGAGGTGCTCGGTCACGACCACGTCAACCAGGGCGACAAGGACTTCTCCGCCGTCCTGACCATGGTCAAGGACAAGAACCCCGACCTCTTCTACATCTCCCTGCAAAACTCGTCCTCGGGTGCCACCATGGTCATCCAGGCCCGCCGCATGGGCATCACCGCCATCCTCATGGGCCAGGACGCCGTGTACCATCCCAAGCTCATCGAGTTTGCCAAGGCCGATTCCGAAGGCATGTTCTGCACCTTCGGCGACATCGACACCGACACCCAGGGCTACAAGGACTTCAAGGCCAACTACTCGTCCAAGTACTCCGAGCCCGGCGCGTACTCCGCCTACTCCTACGACTCGGCCATGGCCTACATGCTGGCCGTCAAGGCCGCTGGCACCACCGATCCGGCCAAGGTGCGCGAGGAGCTGCTCAAGCTCTCCTTTGACGGCGCGTCCAAGAAGGTCAGCTACGACGAGAAGGGCGACTCCGGCTCCAACTACACGGTCTACCAGGTCAAGGACGGCCAGTTCGTCCCCTACTGGAACTCCCTGACCGGCCAGAAGTACTAG
- the proX gene encoding glycine betaine/L-proline ABC transporter substrate-binding protein ProX codes for MKLKKILLAAACVLALASTAPASADKPGQGVTASPARATWNTGFFQEALVRRGLEELGYTVKKPKDLANPLAYTSIALGDLDYWTNGWFPMHEAQLPGDFAAKAELVGYVAKAGGLQGYLVSKKHVEEFNIKSLDDFKRPEVIKAFDSNGDGKADLTACPAGWGCEKVIDHHMDAYGLRDFINPVKASYEAGMANAVGAYKSGKPVFFYTWTPNWTTFKFKPGVDVMWINVPGIKPSEAQKSAVDRMTVAGVEGAVSDPIELGFVVSDIRIVANSRFLNDNPAARKFFEDFTLPLADINAQNARMNEGEKSQKFIETHVDAWIAANKTTWDGWLKAARDAAK; via the coding sequence ATGAAACTGAAGAAGATCCTGCTCGCCGCGGCCTGCGTGCTCGCGCTGGCATCCACGGCCCCGGCCTCTGCCGACAAACCCGGCCAGGGCGTGACCGCAAGCCCGGCCAGGGCCACCTGGAATACCGGCTTCTTCCAGGAGGCGCTCGTGCGCCGCGGCCTCGAAGAGCTTGGCTACACGGTCAAGAAGCCCAAGGATCTCGCCAATCCCCTGGCCTACACGTCCATCGCCCTGGGCGATCTGGACTACTGGACCAACGGTTGGTTCCCCATGCACGAGGCCCAGCTGCCGGGCGATTTCGCGGCCAAGGCAGAACTCGTCGGATATGTGGCCAAGGCTGGCGGACTCCAGGGGTATCTGGTCTCCAAGAAGCATGTCGAGGAGTTCAATATCAAGTCCCTGGACGACTTCAAGCGCCCGGAAGTGATCAAGGCGTTCGACTCCAACGGCGATGGCAAGGCCGACCTGACCGCCTGCCCTGCGGGCTGGGGTTGCGAAAAGGTCATTGACCATCACATGGACGCGTATGGCCTGCGCGACTTCATCAACCCGGTCAAGGCCTCCTACGAGGCGGGCATGGCCAATGCCGTGGGCGCGTACAAGAGCGGAAAGCCGGTCTTCTTCTACACCTGGACCCCCAACTGGACCACCTTCAAGTTCAAGCCCGGTGTGGATGTCATGTGGATCAACGTGCCCGGCATCAAGCCGAGCGAGGCCCAGAAATCCGCCGTGGATCGCATGACCGTCGCTGGTGTCGAGGGCGCGGTCTCCGACCCCATCGAGCTCGGTTTCGTGGTTTCGGACATCCGGATTGTCGCCAACAGCCGGTTTCTCAACGACAACCCGGCGGCGCGGAAGTTCTTCGAGGACTTCACCCTGCCCCTTGCCGACATCAATGCGCAGAACGCCCGCATGAACGAGGGCGAGAAGTCCCAGAAGTTCATCGAAACGCATGTCGATGCATGGATCGCCGCAAACAAGACCACCTGGGATGGCTGGCTCAAGGCGGCGCGCGACGCGGCCAAGTAG
- a CDS encoding ABC transporter permease — protein MFEEQVIPLDLWVSNGVDWLVTNHRDIFQALKWPVEQTLNGLDAGLNALHPLMVIAAVVFVAWRFVGKRMAVFTLGSMVLIGLLGLWEDSMTTLAMVLSSVVFCFVVGIPLGIAAGRSDRFESALRPVLDAMQTTPAFVYLVPIVMLFSVGNVAGVLATIIFALPPIIRLTSLGIRGVHPELIEAAQAFGATRTQVLLRVQVPLAMPTILAGLNQTIMMALSMVVIAALIGAGGLGSPVVLGLNTLDIGRAVIGGLGIVLMAIILDRITQSMARR, from the coding sequence ATGTTTGAAGAACAAGTCATTCCCCTCGATCTTTGGGTGTCAAACGGCGTCGATTGGCTGGTCACGAACCACCGCGACATTTTCCAGGCCCTCAAGTGGCCGGTGGAGCAGACCCTCAACGGCCTTGACGCTGGCCTCAACGCCCTGCATCCGCTCATGGTCATCGCGGCGGTGGTGTTTGTCGCGTGGCGGTTCGTGGGCAAGCGCATGGCGGTCTTCACCCTGGGGTCCATGGTCCTCATCGGCCTGCTCGGCCTGTGGGAGGATTCCATGACCACCCTGGCCATGGTCCTGTCGTCAGTGGTCTTCTGCTTCGTGGTCGGCATCCCACTGGGCATCGCCGCAGGCCGTAGCGACCGGTTCGAGTCGGCCCTGCGTCCAGTGCTCGACGCCATGCAGACCACCCCGGCCTTTGTCTATCTCGTGCCCATCGTGATGCTGTTTTCCGTGGGCAACGTGGCCGGGGTGCTGGCCACCATCATCTTTGCCCTGCCGCCCATCATCCGGCTGACCAGCCTCGGCATCCGGGGGGTTCACCCCGAACTGATCGAGGCTGCCCAGGCCTTTGGGGCCACCCGGACCCAGGTGCTGCTGCGGGTGCAGGTGCCCCTGGCCATGCCCACCATCCTGGCCGGGCTCAACCAGACCATCATGATGGCCCTGTCCATGGTCGTCATCGCCGCGCTCATCGGCGCGGGCGGACTCGGCTCGCCCGTGGTGCTCGGCCTCAACACCCTGGACATAGGCCGGGCGGTCATCGGCGGTCTGGGCATCGTGCTCATGGCCATCATTCTCGACCGCATCACCCAGTCCATGGCCCGGAGATAA
- a CDS encoding branched-chain amino acid ABC transporter permease translates to MDYFIQQFINGLTLGGVYALIALGYTMVYGIIQLINFAHGEFFAAGGYMGVIFISWLAAQGVHPYLCLGIGLVLAMLYCALLAMAVERLAYRPLRQASRLAVLLSALGMSIFLQNGLMLTQGQYDVAYPTEITAGGFQLGGLYISYMQCLIVALTAFLLLALNLLVFKTRIGKAMRATAQDKVMSALVGINANHIIALTFAIGAGLAAAAGIMVGLYYGTVSYSMGFVPGIKAFAAAVLGGIGNITGAMLGGLIIGMVEIFAAGYISGEYKDVFAFVILIAVLYFKPTGIMGENVDDTRV, encoded by the coding sequence ATGGATTATTTCATTCAGCAATTCATCAACGGGTTGACGCTGGGCGGCGTGTACGCGCTCATCGCCCTGGGCTACACCATGGTCTATGGCATCATCCAGCTCATCAACTTCGCCCATGGCGAGTTCTTTGCCGCAGGCGGCTACATGGGCGTCATCTTCATCTCCTGGCTGGCGGCCCAGGGCGTGCACCCCTACCTTTGCCTGGGCATCGGGCTGGTCCTGGCCATGCTCTATTGCGCCCTGCTGGCCATGGCCGTGGAGCGGCTGGCCTATCGCCCCCTGCGCCAGGCCTCGCGCCTGGCCGTGCTCCTGTCCGCGCTGGGCATGTCCATTTTTTTGCAAAATGGCCTGATGCTCACCCAGGGCCAGTACGACGTGGCCTATCCCACCGAGATCACGGCGGGCGGGTTCCAGCTCGGCGGGCTCTATATCTCCTACATGCAGTGCCTGATCGTGGCCCTGACCGCCTTCCTGCTGCTGGCCCTCAACCTCCTGGTCTTCAAGACGCGCATCGGCAAGGCCATGCGCGCCACGGCCCAGGACAAGGTCATGTCCGCCCTGGTCGGCATCAACGCCAACCACATCATTGCCCTGACCTTTGCCATTGGCGCAGGCTTGGCCGCTGCCGCGGGCATCATGGTCGGCCTGTATTACGGCACGGTCAGCTATTCCATGGGCTTTGTGCCCGGCATCAAGGCCTTTGCCGCAGCCGTGCTCGGCGGCATCGGCAACATCACCGGGGCCATGCTCGGCGGGCTCATCATCGGCATGGTCGAGATCTTTGCCGCAGGATACATCTCCGGCGAGTACAAGGACGTGTTCGCCTTCGTCATCCTGATCGCAGTGCTCTACTTCAAGCCCACCGGCATCATGGGAGAGAACGTTGACGATACAAGAGTCTAA
- a CDS encoding ABC transporter ATP-binding protein, translating into MDQDRQPILELRNVVSAYGRIRALKGISIKVYDGEIVTIIGANGAGKSTTLMTMCNVVRAAEGDIFYRGERINDVAPDILPTRGLCQVPEGRRIFPRLTVTENLDMGAFFRRDQAGIKDDRERVYELFPKLRERRKQQGGTLSGGEQQMLAMGRALMSRPKVLLLDEPSMGLAPLLVKQIFEIIATINGQGVTVVLVEQNANLALQCAQRGYVLETGSVVMEDEASALLANPDIRKAYLGE; encoded by the coding sequence ATGGATCAAGACAGGCAGCCCATCCTCGAACTGCGAAACGTGGTCTCGGCCTATGGCCGGATCAGGGCGCTCAAGGGCATATCGATCAAGGTGTATGACGGCGAGATCGTGACCATCATCGGGGCCAACGGCGCGGGCAAATCCACCACGCTGATGACCATGTGCAACGTGGTCAGGGCGGCGGAGGGCGACATCTTCTACCGGGGCGAGCGCATCAACGATGTCGCGCCCGACATCCTGCCCACCCGGGGGCTGTGTCAGGTGCCGGAAGGCAGGCGCATCTTCCCCAGGCTCACGGTGACCGAGAACCTCGACATGGGCGCTTTTTTCCGCCGCGATCAGGCGGGCATCAAGGACGACCGCGAGCGGGTGTACGAGCTGTTTCCCAAGCTGCGCGAGCGGCGCAAACAGCAGGGCGGCACGCTCTCGGGCGGCGAGCAGCAGATGCTGGCCATGGGCCGCGCCCTGATGTCGCGGCCCAAGGTGCTGCTGCTGGACGAGCCGTCCATGGGGCTGGCCCCGCTGCTGGTCAAGCAGATCTTCGAAATCATCGCCACCATCAACGGCCAGGGCGTGACCGTGGTCCTGGTGGAGCAGAACGCTAATCTGGCGCTCCAGTGCGCCCAGCGCGGCTATGTTCTTGAAACCGGCTCAGTGGTCATGGAGGACGAGGCTTCGGCCCTGCTGGCCAACCCCGACATCCGCAAGGCATACCTCGGCGAATAG
- a CDS encoding ABC transporter permease subunit produces the protein MTIQESKRLWIGLGIGLFWFLMLLWPLLGIRPEGLQFSETWAVFSRIAVAAVVIVAIYHAHRLGRLDFIGTPLAKARDAVRSGYENAPTWALLAVVLVAALIYPQFAGRYGNDVAISVLIYICLGLGLNIVVGLAGLLDLGYIAFYGVGAYAYALLSLHFGLSFWACLPVAALLAAISGCIIGYPTLRMRGDYLAIVTLGFGEIVRLILNNWMSLTNGPNGILAIPRPELFGFGFASLSSLYYVILGIAVFTVLAVYRLNFSRIGRAWEAIREDETAAELMGVNTFLLKLLAYAMGATFAGLAGAFFAARMRFVGPESFTFLESAMVLAMVVLGGMGSIPGVILGVLALVALPELFRDFELYRMLVFGGVMCTMMLIRPAGLWPAKRVGRRSEEME, from the coding sequence TTGACGATACAAGAGTCTAAGCGATTGTGGATCGGCCTTGGCATCGGGCTTTTCTGGTTCCTGATGCTGCTGTGGCCGCTGCTGGGCATCAGGCCCGAAGGGTTGCAATTTTCCGAGACCTGGGCGGTCTTCAGCCGGATCGCGGTGGCTGCGGTGGTTATCGTGGCCATCTATCACGCCCACCGATTGGGCAGGCTCGACTTCATCGGCACGCCCCTGGCCAAGGCGCGCGACGCGGTGCGCAGCGGCTACGAGAATGCCCCCACCTGGGCGCTCCTGGCCGTGGTTCTGGTCGCGGCCCTGATTTACCCCCAGTTCGCGGGCCGCTACGGCAACGATGTGGCCATCTCGGTGCTCATCTACATCTGTCTGGGCCTGGGCCTGAACATTGTCGTGGGGCTGGCCGGACTGCTCGACCTCGGCTACATCGCCTTCTACGGGGTGGGCGCCTACGCCTATGCGCTGCTCAGCCTGCATTTCGGCCTGTCGTTCTGGGCCTGCCTGCCCGTGGCCGCGCTCCTGGCCGCCATCTCCGGCTGCATCATCGGCTACCCGACCTTGCGCATGCGCGGCGATTATCTGGCCATCGTCACCCTGGGGTTCGGCGAGATCGTGCGCCTGATCCTCAACAACTGGATGTCCCTGACCAACGGTCCCAACGGCATCCTGGCCATTCCCCGGCCCGAGCTGTTCGGGTTCGGCTTTGCCTCGCTCTCCTCGCTCTATTACGTCATTCTCGGCATCGCCGTGTTCACCGTGCTGGCGGTCTACCGGCTCAATTTTTCGCGCATTGGCCGCGCCTGGGAGGCCATCCGCGAGGACGAGACCGCTGCCGAGCTGATGGGCGTGAACACCTTTCTTCTCAAGCTCTTGGCCTATGCCATGGGCGCGACATTCGCCGGGCTGGCCGGGGCGTTCTTTGCCGCGCGCATGCGCTTTGTCGGCCCGGAGTCGTTCACCTTTCTTGAATCGGCCATGGTCCTGGCCATGGTCGTGCTCGGCGGCATGGGCTCCATCCCCGGCGTCATCCTCGGCGTGCTGGCCCTGGTGGCCCTGCCCGAGCTTTTCCGCGATTTCGAGCTCTACCGCATGCTCGTGTTCGGCGGGGTCATGTGCACCATGATGCTCATCCGCCCGGCAGGGCTGTGGCCCGCCAAGCGCGTGGGCCGCAGGTCCGAGGAGATGGAGTAG